In Halobacillus amylolyticus, the following proteins share a genomic window:
- a CDS encoding MFS transporter: protein MLSYLYLLIVSFLIQSIGCFFNPAHRSVLPSITIEEERTKANSLNDTLTRSVTVLSPVLSVWLLHSYGAVHFFTFDALTYAISALCIAQVHLKESKPVVNKSIKAVFGAIIEFASWTKAHSTVRQLFLFTFITVFFNTWVWEVGLLLALSEMSSQSEELYSILQGVFGGVVILTNIVLPYFIKKMTLRLYLVGAFIWGTGITYYGLLYDIKHFFIGCAIVGVGLPVAGLARVYLLQSLVPEDKMGRAFSSNAVLLYFSNTISLGLYGLLVLFIPIQHLMIGSGFLIVIVSVVSLLFKTVNSAKFTRRFPINFLK from the coding sequence ATGCTTTCTTACCTATATTTATTAATCGTAAGCTTTCTTATTCAAAGCATCGGGTGCTTCTTCAATCCAGCTCATAGATCCGTGCTACCCTCCATAACAATCGAAGAAGAACGAACAAAAGCCAACAGTTTAAATGATACATTAACGAGAAGCGTCACTGTTCTTAGTCCTGTTTTATCAGTATGGTTATTACATTCCTATGGTGCGGTACATTTCTTCACCTTTGACGCATTAACCTACGCTATTAGTGCGCTTTGTATTGCTCAAGTACATTTAAAAGAAAGTAAACCTGTAGTCAACAAATCAATCAAAGCGGTATTTGGAGCTATCATAGAGTTTGCTTCCTGGACCAAAGCTCACTCCACCGTAAGACAGTTATTTTTATTTACCTTTATTACGGTATTTTTTAACACGTGGGTCTGGGAAGTTGGACTATTACTCGCTTTATCAGAAATGAGTTCACAAAGCGAGGAATTATATAGTATCTTGCAGGGCGTATTTGGTGGTGTAGTGATTTTGACGAATATCGTCCTTCCTTATTTCATTAAAAAAATGACTCTTCGTCTCTACTTAGTTGGAGCATTTATTTGGGGGACAGGAATCACCTATTATGGACTGCTCTATGACATTAAACATTTTTTTATCGGCTGTGCCATAGTAGGTGTCGGGCTGCCAGTCGCTGGGCTGGCGCGTGTATATCTTCTGCAATCCCTTGTACCCGAAGACAAAATGGGACGCGCCTTTAGTTCTAATGCCGTTCTATTGTATTTTTCCAACACCATTTCATTAGGGCTGTACGGTCTATTGGTATTGTTTATTCCTATCCAACACTTAATGATTGGCAGTGGTTTCCTCATCGTTATCGTGAGTGTTGTAAGTTTACTTTTTAAAACCGTGAATTCTGCGAAATTCACTCGGCGTTTTCCGATAAACTTTCTTAAATAG
- a CDS encoding helix-turn-helix transcriptional regulator, translated as MILDSENGLLLMRNDHLDERNWRSDDCYKLIFSPFGRGDYQTQRGDITIDHGEFFIFNPNEVHKQLKATKEKFLVEIQPSLLRDAADHLGFKHTDPEFSMVSYKHPQIRQWVSFVRDFLSLNDGASSAANQFFLDHSLTQLSIMMLQYGTGSHQSEFPIINSQANINDAIKALKESYNEDWTLDEMAAAARLNKYQFAHLFKEELGLSPYSWLQLYRLFRSQNSLLHTNDSILSLALQHGFKSVSSYNHLFKKVYRKTPSEFRRIHGFKK; from the coding sequence ATGATATTGGATAGCGAGAATGGTTTACTGCTTATGCGCAATGATCATTTAGATGAGCGCAACTGGAGAAGTGATGATTGTTATAAGTTGATTTTTTCTCCATTTGGCAGGGGAGATTATCAGACGCAGCGTGGTGACATCACTATTGATCATGGGGAATTCTTCATATTTAATCCGAATGAAGTACATAAACAGCTCAAGGCTACTAAAGAAAAATTTCTTGTAGAGATCCAGCCCTCTTTACTTCGGGATGCAGCCGATCACTTAGGATTTAAACACACGGATCCTGAGTTTTCAATGGTTTCCTATAAACACCCTCAAATCCGACAGTGGGTATCATTTGTTCGAGACTTTTTATCACTTAATGATGGGGCTAGCTCAGCGGCTAATCAGTTTTTTCTTGATCATAGCTTGACCCAGCTCTCGATCATGATGCTCCAATATGGTACTGGGTCCCACCAAAGTGAATTTCCAATAATAAATAGTCAAGCTAATATCAATGATGCCATTAAGGCTCTTAAAGAGAGCTATAATGAAGATTGGACGTTGGACGAGATGGCTGCAGCTGCAAGGTTAAACAAATATCAATTTGCACACCTTTTTAAGGAAGAACTGGGACTCTCTCCGTATTCTTGGTTACAGCTGTACCGTCTATTTCGCAGTCAGAATTCCCTCTTACATACAAATGATTCAATTCTTTCTCTTGCTCTTCAACATGGATTTAAAAGTGTATCTTCTTACAACCACCTATTTAAGAAAGTTTATCGGAAAACGCCGAGTGAATTTCGCAGAATTCACGGTTTTAAAAAGTAA
- a CDS encoding class I SAM-dependent methyltransferase, with translation MSFSKKKEHYSFGDSNIAVERLNLVERMFGPTSRSFIRNTVKIHSKLALDLGCGPGNTTKMIAEEINPDKIIGVDVSRSHLNRAIENNDFEFVEHNVTSTPLPNSPADVIFARFLLSHLPNPLECMEAWIGELKPGGSLLCEEDEWTHSNHPAIQTYFKLAAELIKHNGGDLYVGKRFGELEDNSNYKIQHREIVSITPPIELVARNFLLNFDVWRNEQYILDHYNQDFLNEIASEIQEISMNPDTTTVEWGLHQIAIEKVG, from the coding sequence ATGAGCTTTTCCAAAAAGAAAGAGCACTATTCATTCGGTGATTCAAATATCGCAGTAGAAAGGCTTAACCTTGTAGAGAGAATGTTTGGGCCAACTAGCAGATCATTTATTAGAAATACTGTTAAGATTCATTCAAAACTAGCTTTAGATCTCGGCTGTGGTCCTGGAAATACGACAAAAATGATAGCTGAGGAGATAAATCCTGATAAGATCATTGGCGTTGATGTTTCAAGGTCGCATCTAAATCGTGCTATTGAAAATAATGATTTCGAATTTGTAGAACATAATGTTACAAGCACTCCATTACCCAATAGTCCTGCAGATGTAATTTTTGCAAGATTCCTTTTGTCCCATTTACCAAATCCTTTGGAATGTATGGAAGCATGGATAGGAGAATTAAAACCAGGCGGCTCACTACTTTGTGAAGAGGATGAATGGACACACAGTAACCATCCTGCTATTCAAACTTATTTTAAATTAGCAGCTGAATTGATCAAGCATAATGGGGGAGATTTATATGTAGGTAAGAGATTTGGAGAATTAGAAGACAATTCTAATTATAAAATTCAGCATAGAGAAATTGTGAGTATTACACCACCTATAGAGCTAGTAGCACGAAATTTTCTATTAAATTTTGATGTATGGCGCAATGAACAGTACATATTAGACCATTATAATCAAGATTTTTTAAATGAAATCGCTTCGGAGATTCAAGAAATAAGTATGAATCCGGACACGACTACTGTTGAATGGGGACTACACCAAATTGCTATTGAGAAAGTTGGATGA
- the aroA gene encoding 3-phosphoshikimate 1-carboxyvinyltransferase, with protein sequence MSNTDMKARSPWSTLNEVQTVTISPVEKQMNSDIRIPGSKSFTNRALIMAALAKGTSTLSGILKSDDSYWCIDVLNKLGVRTEVDGDVVTVSGCNSVWPTHQADLYIGAAGTIARFLPGALAVSKEGNWVLEASNRMSERPVQPLIKALTDLGADIKYLSNEGYYPIQIKGGGLEGGLVSISGKISSQFISGLLMASPYAKKEVTVSIPDYIVQHDYVRITLNLMEKFGVNVHYSDDLTQMVVPKSEYLGRDIQLEADASTASYFLALAAIMNGRIRINNLSVQTDQPDIKMIDVYEKMGCKIVRGLDYIELTGAPTLQGGFEISMKEMSDQTLTLASIAPFASGPITLKDVEHIRHHESDRISAICTELKKLGIEVTEYKDGLTVFPGNPLAATLDSYDDHRVAMSLALIGAKVPGVQINNPGCVSKTCPSYFELLNQLGVQVEYTK encoded by the coding sequence TTGAGTAACACTGACATGAAAGCTAGATCCCCTTGGTCGACATTAAATGAGGTTCAAACGGTGACCATTTCCCCAGTGGAAAAACAAATGAATAGTGATATTAGAATTCCAGGAAGTAAGAGTTTTACCAATAGAGCATTGATTATGGCTGCTTTGGCAAAGGGAACGTCCACCTTATCTGGAATTCTTAAAAGTGATGATTCCTATTGGTGCATAGATGTCCTAAATAAACTTGGCGTTAGGACTGAGGTTGATGGTGATGTCGTTACGGTTTCAGGTTGCAATTCAGTATGGCCAACTCACCAAGCAGATTTATATATTGGTGCTGCGGGTACCATTGCTCGTTTTCTCCCTGGAGCATTAGCAGTAAGTAAGGAAGGAAATTGGGTGTTGGAGGCAAGTAATAGAATGAGTGAGCGTCCTGTCCAGCCTTTAATAAAAGCTCTTACCGATTTGGGTGCCGATATTAAATATCTAAGTAACGAAGGATATTATCCCATACAAATAAAGGGAGGAGGGCTTGAGGGAGGTTTAGTGAGTATATCTGGTAAGATCTCTAGTCAGTTTATAAGTGGTTTACTTATGGCAAGCCCATATGCCAAAAAAGAAGTAACCGTTTCAATCCCAGACTATATTGTTCAGCATGACTATGTAAGAATTACTTTAAATCTGATGGAAAAGTTCGGAGTAAACGTACATTATTCAGATGATCTAACCCAGATGGTTGTTCCAAAATCAGAGTATCTTGGTCGTGACATTCAATTAGAAGCTGATGCATCCACAGCAAGCTATTTTTTAGCATTAGCAGCAATAATGAATGGTCGGATTAGAATTAACAATCTTTCCGTGCAAACAGACCAACCCGATATAAAAATGATTGATGTCTATGAAAAAATGGGCTGCAAAATTGTAAGAGGTCTGGATTATATAGAATTAACTGGTGCCCCAACTTTACAAGGGGGATTTGAAATAAGTATGAAAGAAATGTCTGATCAAACGTTAACACTTGCTTCAATCGCACCGTTTGCTTCAGGCCCTATTACATTGAAGGACGTTGAACATATACGTCATCACGAATCAGATAGAATTAGTGCGATTTGTACTGAGCTCAAGAAACTAGGTATTGAAGTAACGGAATATAAAGATGGGTTAACTGTTTTTCCTGGAAATCCACTTGCCGCAACTTTAGATTCTTACGATGATCATAGGGTAGCCATGTCATTAGCTTTGATCGGAGCTAAAGTACCAGGTGTTCAAATTAATAATCCAGGGTGCGTATCCAAGACATGCCCATCTTATTTTGAATTGTTGAACCAGTTAGGTGTTCAGGTTGAGTATACAAAATAA
- the egtD gene encoding L-histidine N(alpha)-methyltransferase, with protein MNSITYAKQIAHHNTEFETFKTEILKGLTRERKYISSKFLYDKKGSQLFEKITELPEYYQTRTEATILSGNIEWLKDSFQKTTALIELGSGSSTKTRILLENIPGIQAYVPIDISPEMLSNTVDQLKKSFPNIQVTGVSADYTEAFSLPDLDADAEQKVVFFPGSTIGNFEPEEAIRFLQSIRALLGTGDRMILGVDRKKDIDTLEAAYNDQAGITAAFNKNVLTRIKRELETDLDIQAFSHYSFYNSTAGRIEMHLRSKKDQTISIEGESITFKKGETIHTENSYKYSEAEIETLSRKSSFTLMTTLSDADRQFSVCILEASD; from the coding sequence ATGAACTCAATAACTTATGCAAAGCAGATAGCCCATCACAACACAGAATTCGAAACGTTTAAAACAGAAATTTTGAAAGGGCTAACGAGGGAAAGGAAGTATATTTCCTCTAAATTTCTTTATGATAAAAAGGGCTCTCAACTGTTCGAAAAAATAACCGAACTTCCTGAATATTATCAGACAAGGACCGAAGCAACAATCTTATCAGGCAATATTGAATGGTTGAAAGATTCCTTTCAAAAAACGACGGCTTTAATCGAATTGGGTAGCGGAAGTAGTACAAAAACAAGAATTCTTTTAGAAAACATTCCTGGTATTCAAGCCTACGTACCAATTGATATTTCTCCCGAGATGCTGTCGAATACAGTGGACCAATTAAAGAAGAGCTTTCCAAATATTCAAGTGACAGGGGTAAGTGCAGATTATACTGAAGCCTTCTCACTTCCTGATTTGGATGCGGATGCTGAACAAAAGGTCGTCTTTTTTCCAGGTTCAACAATCGGTAATTTTGAACCAGAAGAGGCGATCCGTTTCTTGCAGAGCATCCGAGCTTTACTTGGAACTGGTGATCGAATGATTTTAGGAGTAGACAGAAAAAAAGATATCGATACGTTAGAAGCGGCCTACAATGATCAGGCAGGCATAACGGCAGCCTTTAACAAAAACGTGTTAACCCGGATCAAGCGTGAACTGGAAACAGATCTCGATATCCAGGCGTTTTCACATTATTCTTTTTATAATTCAACCGCAGGCCGTATCGAGATGCACTTAAGAAGTAAAAAGGACCAAACGATATCAATCGAAGGAGAATCCATCACCTTTAAAAAGGGGGAAACGATTCATACCGAAAATTCTTACAAGTATTCTGAAGCAGAAATAGAGACGCTAAGTAGGAAGAGTAGTTTTACGTTGATGACAACATTGTCAGATGCCGATCGTCAGTTTAGTGTTTGTATACTGGAGGCTTCGGATTAA
- a CDS encoding SUMF1/EgtB/PvdO family nonheme iron enzyme: protein MEVGHEGAGFAFDNEGPRHKTYLAPYQLANRPVTNGEFIEFINDQGYETPDYWLSDGWQKVKEEQWGHPQYWMKKDEEWYTYTLSGLQVVDPRAPVTHVSFYEADAYARWAGRRLPTEQEWEHAVKDQSTDGHFMEDGHFQPHSHYSNKSFDKAYGDVWEWTQSPYVPYPRSKPLEGALGEYNAKFMANQFVLKGGSCVTPRSHIRLTYRNFFYPHMRWQFSGFRLADDV from the coding sequence GTGGAGGTTGGTCATGAGGGGGCTGGATTTGCTTTTGATAATGAAGGTCCTCGGCATAAAACTTATTTAGCCCCTTACCAGTTAGCGAATCGCCCGGTAACGAACGGAGAATTCATCGAGTTTATCAATGACCAAGGGTATGAAACACCAGACTATTGGTTGTCTGATGGTTGGCAGAAAGTGAAGGAGGAACAGTGGGGACACCCGCAATACTGGATGAAAAAGGATGAAGAGTGGTACACCTATACATTAAGTGGTTTGCAGGTCGTCGATCCACGAGCTCCTGTCACTCATGTGAGTTTTTATGAGGCGGATGCCTATGCGCGTTGGGCTGGCAGGCGTTTACCTACAGAGCAAGAATGGGAGCACGCGGTGAAGGATCAATCAACGGATGGACATTTCATGGAAGATGGTCACTTCCAACCACACTCTCACTACTCGAATAAATCCTTTGATAAGGCCTACGGTGATGTATGGGAATGGACGCAAAGCCCTTATGTTCCCTATCCAAGAAGTAAACCTTTGGAGGGTGCACTAGGGGAGTATAATGCCAAGTTTATGGCCAATCAATTCGTTCTAAAAGGCGGTTCATGTGTAACCCCCCGGTCCCATATCCGTCTGACTTACCGGAATTTTTTCTATCCACATATGAGGTGGCAATTTAGTGGGTTTCGATTGGCGGATGATGTATGA
- a CDS encoding DinB family protein, protein MQLTEDIEIQEEYQSIRTYSERLVSNLETEDFIVQAATHVSPTKWHLAHTTWFFEKFILEAYVPGYQYYNSEFLYLFNSYYETVGTPHPQAKRGLITRPTVKETMDYRKYVDTHMEHLLSEKGNEDQIGKLVEIGLQHEQQHQELILMDIKYNFSFNPLYPVFQEGSNECSSHTPELVFHEIEGASWRLVMRGLDLLLIMKVLGIKLI, encoded by the coding sequence TTGCAATTAACTGAAGATATAGAAATACAGGAGGAATATCAATCAATCAGAACTTATAGTGAAAGGTTAGTTTCAAATTTGGAAACAGAAGATTTCATCGTCCAGGCGGCCACCCATGTTAGTCCTACGAAGTGGCATTTGGCTCACACAACATGGTTTTTCGAAAAATTTATTTTGGAAGCCTATGTTCCTGGATATCAATATTATAATTCTGAGTTCCTCTACCTGTTTAACTCTTATTATGAAACCGTTGGGACACCTCATCCTCAGGCAAAACGAGGGCTTATCACACGTCCAACGGTTAAGGAAACGATGGATTATCGTAAATATGTCGATACCCATATGGAGCATTTGTTATCGGAGAAGGGAAATGAAGATCAAATCGGGAAGCTTGTTGAGATCGGTTTACAGCATGAACAACAGCATCAAGAACTGATTTTAATGGATATAAAGTATAACTTTTCATTTAATCCTCTTTACCCCGTGTTTCAGGAAGGTTCCAATGAATGTTCTTCCCACACCCCGGAGCTTGTGTTTCACGAAATAGAAGGGGCCTCGTGGAGGTTGGTCATGAGGGGGCTGGATTTGCTTTTGATAATGAAGGTCCTCGGCATAAAACTTATTTAG
- a CDS encoding VOC family protein, with the protein MKIIVTSIFVQDQDKALEFYSETLGFLKKQDVPAGEFRWITLVSPDDQDGTELLLEPNNHPVAKEYQKKIFADDIPATMFGVADVRKEYKRLMEHGVKFTMEPTEMGEVTIAVFDDTCGNLIQIAQK; encoded by the coding sequence ATGAAAATCATTGTTACCAGTATATTCGTACAAGATCAAGACAAGGCACTGGAGTTTTATTCAGAAACCCTGGGCTTTTTAAAAAAGCAGGACGTTCCCGCCGGAGAATTTAGGTGGATAACGCTAGTTTCTCCCGATGATCAAGACGGTACCGAACTTTTGCTCGAACCGAATAACCATCCGGTAGCCAAAGAGTATCAAAAGAAGATATTTGCCGATGACATCCCGGCAACAATGTTTGGAGTTGCAGATGTTCGCAAAGAGTACAAACGATTAATGGAACACGGCGTGAAGTTTACTATGGAGCCAACAGAAATGGGCGAAGTCACAATAGCTGTCTTTGACGATACATGCGGAAACCTTATTCAGATAGCGCAGAAGTAA
- a CDS encoding GNAT family N-acetyltransferase, which yields MNFNESLINLKEFRTPRLLLRQLKYGDLGDVYDFCSNLNVARPMTWETNKTKEDTLKFLDEVITGYKTGISGEWAIEMKKTGKVVGVVAFINWSNKHRCIEIGYFLAEDYWGQGIATESLKELIQYGFHDLSANRIEGRCDTDNIGSQKVLSKIGMTFEGTLRKNELIKGEFRDTQIFSLLSTDYNERSNLLKGWIE from the coding sequence ATGAACTTCAATGAAAGTCTTATAAATTTAAAAGAGTTTAGAACACCACGGCTACTTTTAAGACAATTAAAATACGGTGACTTAGGTGACGTCTACGATTTCTGTTCGAATCTTAATGTGGCACGCCCAATGACATGGGAGACGAATAAGACAAAAGAAGATACGTTAAAATTCTTGGATGAAGTAATAACCGGTTATAAAACGGGTATCTCAGGAGAATGGGCAATTGAAATGAAAAAGACGGGAAAAGTAGTTGGTGTAGTAGCATTCATAAACTGGAGTAACAAGCACCGCTGTATAGAGATAGGTTACTTTCTTGCAGAAGATTATTGGGGCCAAGGGATAGCAACCGAATCTTTAAAGGAGTTAATACAGTATGGATTTCATGATCTTAGTGCAAATCGAATTGAAGGTCGATGTGACACGGATAATATAGGATCTCAAAAAGTTCTGAGCAAAATTGGAATGACTTTTGAGGGAACGCTTAGAAAAAATGAACTTATTAAAGGCGAGTTCAGAGATACTCAAATATTTTCTCTCTTAAGTACAGATTATAATGAGCGCTCTAACTTGCTAAAAGGATGGATAGAGTAA